CACCGGCCAGGTGCTGCACGTCAACGGCGGCCTGCTCATGCCCTGAGCGACGCGACCGGGACGCGCAGGACCGCGTGAGGACCGCGACGAGACGACCACGACGAGACGACCGGAGGAGACGCCAGTGGCACTGCAGGTCCGCAAGTGGGTCAGCGTGGTGGAGGAGATCCACACCGACGGCGGCCCCGAGCTGGCGCAGCCGTTGCGCAAGGCCGCGGTCGCCGCCGTGATCCACAACCCGTACGCCGGCCGCTGGTCCGACGAGCTGGACGAGCTCCTCGAGCCATCCGGCGCGCTCGCACGGGAGCTGGTCGCACGGTGCGTCGCCGTCCTCGGAGACCGCGCGGAGAGCTGCGGCAAGGCGGCCGTCGTCGGGACGGCGGGGGAGCAGGAACACGGGGTCGCCTGCCTGACCACGCCCTTCGGCGACGCGCTCCGCGACGGCATCGACGGCAGCACGTGGGTGACCTCGACGTCGAAGGTCGCCGCCGCCGGTGAGGCGATCGACGTGCCGCTGGCGTACAAGGACGCGCTCTTCGTCCGCGAGTTCTACGACACCGTCACCGTGCGGGTGCCCGACGGGCCACGGCCCGACGAGATCGTCGTCATCGCCGCGCTGGCCAACCGTGGCCGGCCGCACCACCGCGTGGGCGGACTGGCCAAGGCCGACGCCACCGCCGGAGACGGCCTCCGGTGAGGCTGGCCGTCGTCGACATCGGCGACTCGCACGTCGGCGACCTCGCCGGCACACGCCTGGCCGGGGACGCCCTCCTCTGCGAGGACGGGCTGATCTCCTGGGTCGGCTCCGGCAGCGACGTCGACCTCGACGCCTGTGACCAGGTGCTGGACGTGGGCGGCGCGACCGTCCTGCCCGGCTTCATCGACTCGCACGTGCACGTCACCTTCGGCGACTACACCCCCCGCCAGAAGACGGTCGGGTTCCTCGAGAGCTACCTGCACGGCGGGATGACCCGGGCCATCTCCGCGAGCGAGGTGCACGTCCCGGGACGCCCGACCGACCCCAGCGGCGTGAAGGCGCTGGCGATCGCCGCCGAGCGGTCCTTCCGGCACTACCGGCCCGGAGGCGTGACGGTGCACGCCGGCTCGGTGGTCCTGGAGCCGGGACTGACCGCGGAGGACTTCGCGGAGCTCAACCGCGAGGGGGTGTGGCTGGCCAAGGGCGGGTTCGGTGCGTTCACCGCGCCGCGCGACTACGCACCCGTCGTCCGTGCGGCCCAGGACAACCACATCACCGTCATGGTGCACACCGGCGGCGGCTCCATCCCCGGGAGTCTGGAGGTGATGGACGCCGACGCGCTCCTGGAGATCCGGCCGGACGTCCTCGGACACGTCAACGGCGGGCCGACGTCGTTGAGCGAGGAGGGCGCCGAGGCGCTCGTGGTCGACGGCGGCACCATGGCCCTGCAGTTGGTGCAGGCGGGCAACCTGCGCTCCGCGGTGCACATCGGTGAGGTCGCCCTCGCGCACGGCTGTCCCGAGCGACTGCTCATCGCCAGCGACACCCCCACGGGCACCGGGGTCATCCCGCTGGCGCTGCTGCGCTCGATGGCCGAACTGGTGTCCCTCGGCCCCTTCACCCCCGAACTGGCCGTCGCCGCCGTCACCGGCAGTGTCGGCGCGATCTACGACCTGCCGGCCGGTGTCCTCGCGCCCGGCCGCCCGGCCGACCTCGTCGTCGTCGACGCCCCCCAGGGCTCGCAGGCCGACGACTGGCGCGGCGCCCTGCGCCGCGGTGACCTGCCGGCCGTCGCCGCGGCCGTCACCGAGGGGCAGGTCCGCTTCACCCGCAGCCGGAACACCCCGCCGCCCAAGTCCACGGTCCGGCTCTCCCGCGGCGTCCCGATGCCGCTGCCGTCCTGACCGCCCCAGCGCACCTGCCCCGCCGAGGTCACGAGAGGAGTCCCGTGAAGGGCCTGCTGTTCTCGCAGATGGAACCGCCTCCCGGCTGGGAGGAGGACTTCCACGACTGGTACGAGTCCGAGCACATCCCTGCGCGCATGGCGCTGCCCGGCTTCGCCGAGGCCCTGCGGTACGAGGTGCTCGACGGGACGCCACGATGGCTGGCCTGCTACTTCCTCGACGACCTCGGCGCACTCGAGACGCCGGAGTACCGCCGGCTGAAGACCCATCCCAGCGACCGCACGGCCCGGATGCTCGGCGCGGTCTCCGGCTTCACCCGCTACACCTGTGCGGAGCTGTCCGACACCGGCCCGGTCGGTGAACGGCCCGGCGTGCTGTCGGTGGTCGGCTTCTCCGTGCCGGACGGGGACGAGCGCGACTTCGAGGCCTGGTACGCCGAGGAGCACGTCCCGCTGCTGATGGAGGCCGACGGTTGGCTGCGGGTGCGGCGTTACCGCGTCCTCCCCGGCCACGACGGCCCGCCGTGGACCCACCTGGCCCTGCACGAGCTGCGCGACGGCGACGTGATGGCCGCGCCCGAGCGGGAGCGGGCCCGTACCACCGAGTGGCGCGACCGGCTCGCTCAGCGGCCGTGGTTCAGCAGTTCCGGGCGCTGGCTGTACCGGCCCGTCCACCACGCGGTCAGCACGACCCGCTGACCCCCGAGCACTGGAGACACCTGATGGCGCTTCCCTACAGCCGGTCGGAGATCAAGGACCGGGCGCGCGAGCAGTGGCACGGCGCGTGCAACGTCACGCTGCCCTCGTTCACCGCGGACTTCTCGGGCCTCAACCGGCAGGGCATCGCGCACGACGTCCGGCGGGCTGCCGAGCACGGCTTCTGGGGCACGCTGGTGGCCTCGGAGAGCGGGACCACCCTGGCCGAGTACGTGCAGTTCATGGAGATCGCCGCCGACGCGGCACCCAGCGACCTGCGCCTGGTCGCGCACCTGTCCTTCTCCACCGTCGAGGAGTCCCTGCAGGCCGCCGACGCCGCCAGCGGACTCGGCTTCGAGGCGGCTCTGCTGTCCTACCCGCCGTCCTTCCGCCCGACGTCGGCCACCGAGGTGGTGGCGCACACCCGCCACGTGGCCGAGAGCACCGACCTCGCGCTCGTCCTGTTCGCCGTCATGACCTGGGGCTTCAAGCACCTGCACCCGACCGGGTTCCCGCCGGAGGCACTGGAGGAGATGGCGCGGCTGGAGACCGCCGCCGCGCTGAAGTTCGAGGCCGGCGGGCCGGCGGCGCTCAGCGCCCTCGTCGACGTGCACCGGCGGGTCGGTGCGCACGTCCTCGTGGAGAACCCGATGGAGCAGTACGGCCCCGCGCTGATGGAGACCCTCGGCGTCCAGTGGATCGGCACCAGCGGTTACGAGGCGTTCGGCGACCGCGTGCCGCGGTGGATGGACCTGCTGCGCCACGGCAAGTGGGACGAGGCGATGGAGGTCTTCTGGAGCTACCAGGCCGCCCGTGAGGCCAAGGGTGCCTTCCACGCGACCTTCGCCGGGGCCAACCTGATCCACCGCAACGGGTGGAAGTACCTGAGCTACCTGCAGGGCTACAACGGCGGCCTGCTGCGGATGCCGCAGATGCGTCTGCTGCCCGGACAGATGAAGGCACTGCGGGCCGGCCTGGCCGCGTCCGGCTACGACCTCCCGGAGGACGACGAGCAGTTCTGGACCGGGAGGTTCCCGGCGTGACGCTGTTCCTGGACGGTGAGGACATCCGGGCGCTGGCGACCGACGAGGTCTGCCGTGCGGCGGCGCGGTCGGCGCTGGACGCCGAGACGGCCGGGCGCACGAAGCTGCCGCCGCGGACCGACCTGCCGAGCGACACGGGCTTCATCCGGACCATGCCGGCCGTGCTGGACGACGTCATGGGCCTGAAGATCATGACCCTGGTGAGGGGTGTCGGGAACCGCTACCTGGTCCTGCTGTACGGCGTGGAGCAGGGCGACCTGCTGGGCATCCTCGACGCCGACGAACTGACCCGGTTGCGGACGGCGACGTACACGGCGGTCGCCGCGGACCTGATGGTGTCGACCCCGCCGACGCGGCTGGCCCTGCTCGGCTCCGGTTTCGAGGCGGAGGGTCACCTGCGGGCCCTGGCGCGGAGCTGGCCACTGGAGTCCGTCGCCGTCTTCAGCCCGTCGCCGCAGCGGCGCGCGGCCTTCGCCGACCGGATGGCCGCGGAGATCGCGGTGCCGGTGACCGCCCACGTCGACGTCGCCGACGCGGTGGCCGACGCGCAGGTCGTCGTGCTGGCCACGAAGGCCACCGAGCCGGTGCTCGACGGCGCGGTGCTGCCCCACGGCATCACGGTCCTGTCCATCGGCTCCACCCGGCCGGACCTCCGCGAGCTCGACGTGCACACGCTGCGGCGCAGCGGGACCGTGGTCGTGGACGACCCGGCGCAGGTGCTGGCCGAGTCCGGGGACGTCATCGCCGCCTGCACCGACGGCGCGCTGGACCCGTCCCGGCTCGTCCCGGTGTCCGCCGTCGCCCGCGACCCCGGCCTGCTGCGGCGCGAACCCGACCGGGACCTGCTCACCTTCAAGTCCGTGGGCACCGCCCTGCAGGACCTCGCGCTGGCGCGGCACGTGCTCGTGGCGGCGCGGTGCTCCGACCGCGGCCGGGACCTGGGCGAGCTCGCCCGGCTCAAGCCCCCCGCCGCCCGAGCCCTGGTCCCCGGAGGAGCGCGATGACGCGTGCACAGAGGTACGACGACCCGGCGGTGCGCAAGGTGCTCGACGCGCTCCCGACCGGGGTGCTGGTCGACGGCGCCTGGCGCCCGGCCGCAGGGGGCACCTTCGCCGTCGACGACCCGGCCACCGGGGCCGAGCTCGCACGCGTCGCCGACGCCGGACCCGCCGAGGCCATGGCCGCCCTGGACGCCGCGACCGCTGCGCAGGCGTCCTGGGGCGAGACCGCCCCACGCGAGCGGGCCGACCTGCTGCGCGCCGCCTACGACGCCACGCTCGCCCGGCGGGACGAGTTCGCGGTGCTGATGACCCTGGAGATGGGCAAGCCGCTCGCCGAGGCGCACGCCGAGCTCGACTACGCCGTGGACTTCCTGCGCTGGTTCTCCGAGGAGGCCGTTCGCATCGACGGCGACTACGTGCGGGCGCCGAACGGCCGCGGTCGCCTGCTGGTGACCAGCCGGCCGGTAGGGCCGTGCCTGCTGATCACGCCGTGGAACTTCCCACTGGCGATGGCCACCCGCAAGATCGCCCCGGCTCTCGCCGCGGGGTGCACCGCGGTCCTCAAGCCGGCCGAGCTGACCCCGCTGACCACGCTGCTGTTCACCCAGCTGCTCGTCGAGCTCGGCCTGCCGGCCGGGGTGCTCAACGTGCTCACCACCACCGATCCCGGCGCGCTCACCCGCCCGCTGCTGGCCGACGGGCGCATCCGGAAGCTGTCGTTCACCGGCTCCACCGAGGTCGGCAAGGTCCTGCTCGCGCAGTGCGCGGACAAGGTCGTGCGCACGTCGATGGAGCTGGGCGGCAACGCGCCGCTGCTGGTCTTCGCCGACGCCGACCTGGACGCCGCGGTCGACGGCGCGGTCATGGCCAAGATGCGCAACATGGGCGAGGCGTGCACCGCCAGCAACCGCCTCTACGTGGCCCGCGAGGTGGCCGAGGAGTTCGGCCGCCGGCTGGCCGACCGGCTGGGCGGCATGCGCCTCGGGCACGGCCTGGACGAGGGCACCCAGGTGGGGCCGCTGATCGACCGGCCGTCGCTGGAGAAGGTCACCACGCTGGTCGACGACGCCGTGCACCGCGGTGCCCGGGTGTTGACCGGTGGCCGCCCGGCGGGCCCGGAGGGCGGGTGGTTCTTCCAGCCGACGGTGCTCGCCGACGTCAGCACCGACGCGCGGGTGATGCGTGAGGAGGTCTTCGGCCCGGTGGCACCGGTCGTCCCCTTCGACACCGAGGAGGAGGCGGTGCGCTGGGCCAACGACACCGAGTACGGCCTCGTCGCCTATGTCTTCACCGAGAGCCTGGAGCGCGGGCTGCGGGTCAGCGAGGCGCTGGAGGTCGGGATGGTGGGGCTGAACCAGGGGATCGTGTCCAACGCGGCCGCCCCGTTCGGGGGGGTCAAGGAGTCGGGGATCGGTCGCGAGGGCGGCCGGGCCGGCATCCGCGAGTTCCTCGACACGAAGTACGTGGCAGTGCCGCGGTGAGCGACGTCGGCGTCCCGTCCCGGCCGACCCGGCTGCGGCAGCTCGTCCTCGAGGTGCCCGACCCCGCCACCACGGGCCGGTTCCTGGAGGAGGGGTTGACGCTGGGCACGGCTGCGCGGGCGGACGGGGCCGTCACCGTCCTCACCGACCCCCCGTACGCGGGCACCGGCCCGGCCGAGATCCTGGTGCTGCGTGCGGGCCCCGGGGTGCGACTGGTCGAGGTCGTGCTGGAGGGCTCACCGGGCCTGGACCTGGGCGCCGTGACCGGCCGGCTGGAGGCGCTGGGCCGGACCACCGCGCGTCTCCCCGCGGACGACGGCGCGGGTCCCGGCCTGGCCGTGGAGGTCGGGGGCATCCGGGTGAGCCTGCGGGAGATCGTGCCGGCCGTCGCGCACCAGCCGGTGCTGCCCCCGTCCTCGCTGCGCCCCCGCCGGCTCGGACACGTCAACGTCCTGACGCCGGAGCCCGCCGCGCTCGTGCAGACGATGATCGAGGGCCTGGGCCTGCGGCTGTCCGAGCAGATCGGCGAGGCGTTCTACTTCCTGCGGATCGGCAGCGAGCACCACAACCTCGGCGTCCGCGCCGGACCGGTCGGTGGCGCGCACCACGTCGCACTGGAGGTGCACGGCTGGGACAGCTACCGGGTGCTCTGCGACCGGCTCGCCGGCCTGGGGTGGTCGGTCGAGTACGGCCCCGGCCGGCACGGTCCCGGCAACAACCTCTTCGTCTACGTACGGGACCCGTCCTCCGGGCTGCGCTTCGAGCTGTTCAGCGACATGGTCCACATCGAGGACGAGGCCACCTACCGCCCGCCCCGGTGGCGGCTGGACGAGCGGCACCGGACGGTCAACGTCTGGGGACCCGGCCCGCCCGAGAGCTTCCTGTCGTGACCGACCGGGAGTGGGGCTCGGACCTGGCCGTCGACCTGCTGCGGCAGGCCGGCATCGAGTACGTGGCGCTCAATCCCGGCGCGACGATCCGGGGACTGCACGACTCGCTGGTGCACGCCCCCGACGGCGCTCCCCGGATGGTGCTCTGCCTGCACGAGGGGGTCGCCGTCGGGATCGCCCACGGGTACGCGAAGGCCTCCGGCCGGCCCATGGCCGTGCTGCTGCACGACGTCGTCGGCCTGCAGAACGCCAGCATGGCCATCTACAACGCCTGGTGCGACCGGGTGCCGATGCTCGTCCTCGGTGGCACCGGGCCCATGTCGAAGGCCCGGCGCCGGCCGTGGATCGACTGGATCCACACGGCCAGCGCGCAGGCCGAGGCCATCCGGCACTACGTCAAGTGGGACGACCAGCCGCACGACCTGCACTCGGTGCCGGAGTCCTTCGCCCGTGCCGTCGGGCTGGCGACGTCCTCACCGGCCGGGCCGGTCTACTGGTGCCTGGACGTCGACCTGCAAGAGGAGCGGCTCCCGGCCGACCTGCCGGAGGTGTCGCTCGACCGGTTCGCCGTGCCCACCCCGCCGGCCGCCCGGCCGGAGGACCTCGACGAGCTCGCCGAGCGGCTGCGCACCGCACGGTTCCCCCTGTTCGTCGCCGGTCACGCCGGTGACACGCCGGAGGGGTTCACCGCCCTGGTGGAGCTCGCCGAGCTCCTCGCCGCGCCGGTGCTCGACACCGGCCCGCGGCTGAACTTCCCCACGGACCACGAGCTGTGGGCCGCCGGCATGCCGGATCGGCTCGCCGAGGCCGACCTCGTCGTGCTCCTCGACGTCGACGACCCGCTGGGTGCACTCCGCGGCGCGCTCTCCGACGTACGGGCGCCGGCGGTGGCGATCACCCCCGGTCACCTGCGGGTGCGCTCCTGGGCCCACGACTACCAGGCACTCGTCCCGACCTCCCGGCACCTCACCAGCGACGCCGTCCCGGCGCTCACCGGTCTCCTGGCCAGGCTCCGGGAGGACCCCGCCCCGTCCGGCACGGTCGCGGAGCGCAGAGCGGGCCTGGCCGGGTGCGTGCGGCGCACCCGCGAGCGGTGGCGGGCGGCCGCGGAGACCGCCACCGCGGCGGGCACGGTGCCCGTGCCGCGGCTGCTGAGCGAGCTGGGCCGGGCGCTGGAGGGCCGGGACTGGGTCCTGGCGGCCGGCACCGTCGACCGCGCCGAGCACCGGCTCTGGGACTTCACCCGCCCGCGTCAGTGGTGCGGACACTCGGGCGGGGGCGGGCTCGGCTACGGGCCGGCCGCCTCGGTGGGCGTCGCGCTGGCCTCGCCACCGGGCCGCATCGTCGTCGACGTGCAGGGTGACGGGGACCTGCTGTTCGGCCCGCAGGCGCTGTGGACCGCGGCCCGGCTGGGTGTGCCGGTGCTCTTCGTCGTTCACGACAACCGGGCCTACGGCAACACCGTCGGCCACGCCCGTTCCCTCGGTGCCACCCGCGGTCGCAGCGCCGGGTCGGAGTACGTCGGCTCTGGTCTGGACCAGCCGGCCGTCGACCTCGCCGGCCTCGCCAGGTCCCTGGGCGTACCGGCCTGGGGTCCGGTGCGGGACCCCGGACACCTGCGACTGGCACTCACCGACGCCCTCGCCACCGTGGCCGCGGGGCGACCGGCGCTCATCGACGTGTTGACGCCCGGAGGACCGGGCGACCCCGAGGGAGACCGATGACCGACACCGTGGACGACGTCCTGCCCGCCTCCGACGCCGTGGACCGGTACGTGACCGGGCGGGAGTTCCGCATGCTGATCGGGGGTGAGCTGGTCACCGGGGACCGGGCGACCGAGACCGTCGACCCCTCCACCGGTGCGGTGCTGACCCAGGTGCCCGAAGCGGGTCCGGCCGACGTGGGCAGGGCGGTCGCCGCGGCGGAGGCCGCCCAGCCGGGCTGGCACGCCGCCGGGCACGACGGGCGAGCCGCCGCGTTCGGGCGTTTCGCCCAGCTCCTCGAGGACCACCTCGAGGAGCTCGCGGTGCTGGAGGCCATCGACAGCGGCAACCCGGTCCGGGCCATGCGCGGGGACGTCGGCATCAGCGTCGCCTACGTCCGCGGCTGGCCGGGTCTGGCGCAGCAGATGGGCGGCCAGGTGATCCCGGCCAGCCGGGACGGCCTGCACTACACGACCTCGTCGCCCTACGGGGTCGTCGGCCGCATCACCGCCTTCAACCACCCGCTGATGTTCGCCGCCACCCGCCCGCTGCCGGCGCTCATCACGGGCAACACCGTCGTGCTCAAGCCCTCGCCCCAGACGCCGTTGACCACGCTGCGCCTCGCCGAGCTGTTCGCCGAGGCCTTCCCGCCGGGGGTGGTCAACGTCGTCACCGGCGGCGCCGAGGCCGGGGACGCCCTCGTCACCCACCCCACCGTCAAGCGGATCGCCTTCACCGGCAGCGTGCCCGTCGGGCTGCTCATCCAGCGGCGCGCCGCCGAGTCCGGCCGGGTCAAGAACGTGTCCCTGGAGCTCGGCGGGAAGAACGCGATGGTCGTGTTCCCCGACACCGACGTGGCCGCGGCGGTGGAGGGGGCCGTCGACGGGATGAACCTCACCGTCTGCCAGGGACAGTCCTGCGGGTCCAACTCGCGGATCCTCGTGCACCGGGCCGTGCACGACGAGTTCGTGGCCGCACTGGCCGAGCGGGTGTCCCGGCTGCGGGTCCGCACCGCCTACGAGGAGACGGCCGACATGGGGCCGGTGGTGAGTGCCGCCCAGCTCGCGCGGGTGACCGGCTTCCTGGACCGGGCCGTCTCCGACGGCGCGACCCTGGTGGCCGGCGGCGACCGGCCGACCGGCGTCCCGAGGGAGGGCTACTTCGTCAACCCCGCCGTGCTCAGCGGTGTGCAGCCGGGCATGGAGGTGGCGCAGGACGAGGTGTTCGGTCCGGTGGTCAGCGTGCTGGCCTGGGACGACTACGACGAGATGGTCCGCGTCGCCAACGGGGTGGAGTTCGGCCTGACTGCCAGTGTCTGGACCTCCGACCTCGACCTCGCGCACCGGACGGCGGCGGCCCTGGACGCCGGGTACGTCTGGGTCAACGACTCCAGCCGCCACTACTTCGGCACGCCGTTCGGGGGCACGAAGAACAGCGGGACGGGTCGCGAGGAGTCCGTCGAGGAGCTGTGGAGCTACGTGGAGCAGAAGGCCGTGCACGTCCGGCTGCGGAGCTCCGCGTCCGTGCTGACCCACCGGGGCTGGTGAGCGCGGCCGGAGCCGCTGCGCGCACGAGCTGGTTGACCGTCTCCCTCGAACTGCTTAGTGTATGCAGAACACAGTTGACACCTCATGGGTGGCGACGATCCCGAGCGACGGGAGTGTCCATGAGCACGACAGGCCGCGAGAACGATGCAGGTCTCGTCGACGAGCTCGACCGGTCACACCGTGCCGAGGAGGCCGCGGTCGCAGGCGGCCAGACGGTGGGCGACCACCCCGCGGGGAGTCCCACTCCTGCGGTGGTCACGACCGGGCCGGTGGACGACGCTCGTCGGCCCCGCCGACGCCGGCCGGTCGGCAGCCTCGCCGTCTCAGCGCTCAGTGTCACCGTGTTCCTGTGCGGCTGGCAGCTGGCCGCTGTGTTCGGCTGGATCAACCCGCTCTTCACGAGTTCACCGACCGGCATCGGTGAGGCCCTGGTCGAGCTGGTCCGAGAGGGGGAGTTGACCGAGCACCTGGTCGCGAGCGGCAGGTTGTTCGGGCTCGGCTTCGCGCTGTCGGTCGTCTTCGCCCTGCCCGCCGGGATCCTGCTCGGCTGGTACAGCCGGCTGGCCGCTGTCTTCGATCCCTTCCTTCAGACGCTCTACGTCGCCCCCCGGATCGCTCTCATCCCGGTGATCTTCACGTGGTTCGGAGTGGGTCTGCAGTCCCAGGTCGTCATCGTCTTCATCACCGCCTTCTTCCCGCTGCTCATCAACACGGTGTCAGGGGTGCGCGCCATCGACCCGTCGCTGCTGCGGGTGGCTCGGAGCTTCATGGCCAGGGACCGAGACGTCTTCTGGACCCTGGCCCTGCCCTCCGCGCTCCCGTTCATCGTCAGCGGCCTGCGCCTGTCCATGGGGATGGCGCTCATCGGCGTCGTCGTCGCGGAGTTCTTCACCGGCAACGTGGGACTCGGCGCGCTCATCACGACGGCCGGCCTGTCCCTGCAGACCGACGTCGCCTTCGTCGGCGTGCTCGTCGTGACCGCGTTCGCGCTCCTGCTCAACGCCCTGCTCACCCGGTTGGAAGCCCGCGTCAGCGCCTGGAAGGTCGTCCCGTGATCACCATCAGCGCCCGTCCCCTGCCCCGCCGTACAGCTCAGGGCCCGCGACGTCCGATGACCGTCCTGCTCGCCCTCGGCGTGCTGCTCCTCGCCGCCTGCGGGCAGGACGGGGCGGACCCGGCGGCTGCCGGCAGCGACACGGCGGGCAGCGGAGGGGAGAGCGGCACCGGGGAGACGGTCACGCTGGCGGTACCGATCCCGACGCCGTACTACGCGTTGCCCAGCTTCGCCGAGCAGCAGGGACTCTTCGACGAGAACGGCGTGGACGTCGAGGTGCAGTACGTGCAGCCCGGCGCACTGAGCCCCGCCCTGGCCGGTGGCTCGCTGGACTACGCGGTCCTCCCTGGGCCGGCCCTGCACGACCTGCGACTGCAGGGGTCCGACGTCCTGGCGGTCGCCAACTACATCGACCGGCCCATGGTGGCCCTGACGGTCGGCCCGGACATCACCTCGATCGAGGACCTCAGGGGGCGGTCGGTGACGGTCGGGGTGCCGACGTCGCTGAGCACGATCTTCATGCGCCAGGTGCTGCGAGATGCCGGACTCGACCCGGACGCAGACGTGACGACCCGGGTCATCCCCGACCAGCCGGGCCAGTTCAGCGCCCTCGTCACCGGCCAGGTCGACGCGGCCATGCTGTCCCTGCCGCAGACCGAGGTCGCCCAACAGCAGGGCATGCGGGTGCTGCTCGACCTGGCGGACTCGGACTACACCTGGCCGTTCGCCGCGATCGCGACCCGAGCCGGCTATGCCGAGGAGAACGCCGAGCAGACGGTCGCGCTGCTCCGCGCCCTCGTGGCGGCACTCGAGAGGTGGCAGACCGAACCGGAGGCCGCCAAGCAGGTCATCGCCGAGACCTCGCGCATCGATGACCCCGCTCTCCTGGACGCCTCGTACGCGGCGGTCAGTGCCGTGCTGACGGCCGAACCGGTACCGACCGAGGAGGTGATGGGTGTGCCGTTGGAGGTGATCGCCGCGGGCGGCGAGGACGAAGCCGCCGAGGCGGACCCGGCGGACTTCTTCGAGACGCGCTACATCGAGGAGGCGCTGGGGTGACGTTCCGCGTCGAGGGTGTCGGGAAGCGCTACGGCAGCCGCACCGGCACCCACTGGGTGCTCCGCGACGTCGACCTCGAGATAGGGGACGGCGAGATCGTCACACTGGTCGGCCCGTCAGGCTGCGGGAAGAGCACGTTGCTCGCCATCGTCGCCGGGCTCACCGCCAGCGACGAGGGCCGGGTGCTCCGCGACGGGTCCCCGGTCACCGGGCCAGGTCCCGACCGCGCCGTGGTCTTCCAGAGCGCGTCGCTGCTCCCGTGGCGCACGGCGGAGGGCAACGTCGCCTACGGCATGCAGCTCCAACGCCGTGAGAGCAGGCAGTCGATCCGGGCGCGGGCCACGGCGGCGCTGCGTCTCGTCGGTCTCGAGCAGTACGGCTCCTACTACCCCGGTCAGCTGTCCGGTGGCATGCAGCAACGGGTCAACCTCGCCCGCGCCCTGGCCGCGGAGCCGGCACTGCTCCTCATGGACGAACCGTTCGGCGCACTGGACGCCCTGACCAAGGAGCGCATGCAGCAGGAGCTCCTGCGCATCGTCGAACCCAGCGGTCAGGCCGTCCTCTTCATCACCCACGACATCTCCGAGGCCGTCTTCCTCGGGGACCGGGTCCTCGTCATGGGCCGTTCGCCGGGCTCCGTCCGGGAGGTCGTCGAGGTGCCCTTCGCCCGCCCGCGGGCGCTGGAGGTCCAGGAGGACGGCACCTTCCAACGGCTGCGCCACCACATCCGTCGGGTCCTCGAGGACCTCGAGGAGGACGCCCGAGGGGGCGCCCGGTACGGAGACCACCCACTCAGCGGATCGACACCGGGGAGCGTCACTCGATGATCGACGGGACCTTCGTCGTCGACGCCGTCTCGCACGGCCTCCACTTCGCCCGGGACAACCAGGTGGCCCCCCGCAGCTACTCGGACGGGGTCGGCTCGCACGAGTACCGCCGGATCCACCAGTCCCTGTCACCGCGAGGGCGACCGGAGTGGCTCCTCGACGAGGACCGCTGGCTGCACGGAGCCGATCCCGAGATGCTCGCCCACTGCCTGTTCGCAGAGAGCTGGACGGACTTCACCGTCTACCACGGGGTGCCGCAGTACGGCGTCTTCCGTGACGGGGGATCGCCCCTGTGGGTCGGGGTCGAGATGCGTGCGGCGCTCCCCGGCCGGGTCGCGCTCTACGGCCCGGTGAGTCCGTTCGCCCCGGACGCCGTCGACCAGGTCGACCGGCTGGTGGACGAGCACGGCGTGGTCGGCGTCAAGTTCTACCCCGTGGACCTCGTGCAGGGCCGCGTCGAGAGCTTCCGGATGGACGACCCCGAGCGGCTCTACCCGGTCTATGAACGGTGTCGTGCCCGTGGCGTCAAGGTGGTCGCGGTGCACAAGGCCATCCCCCTGGGCCGGTTCCCTGCGGCGCCCTACCGGGTGGAGGACGTG
This window of the Geodermatophilus sp. DSM 44513 genome carries:
- a CDS encoding ABC transporter permease: MSTTGRENDAGLVDELDRSHRAEEAAVAGGQTVGDHPAGSPTPAVVTTGPVDDARRPRRRRPVGSLAVSALSVTVFLCGWQLAAVFGWINPLFTSSPTGIGEALVELVREGELTEHLVASGRLFGLGFALSVVFALPAGILLGWYSRLAAVFDPFLQTLYVAPRIALIPVIFTWFGVGLQSQVVIVFITAFFPLLINTVSGVRAIDPSLLRVARSFMARDRDVFWTLALPSALPFIVSGLRLSMGMALIGVVVAEFFTGNVGLGALITTAGLSLQTDVAFVGVLVVTAFALLLNALLTRLEARVSAWKVVP
- a CDS encoding thiamine pyrophosphate-dependent enzyme; this encodes MTDREWGSDLAVDLLRQAGIEYVALNPGATIRGLHDSLVHAPDGAPRMVLCLHEGVAVGIAHGYAKASGRPMAVLLHDVVGLQNASMAIYNAWCDRVPMLVLGGTGPMSKARRRPWIDWIHTASAQAEAIRHYVKWDDQPHDLHSVPESFARAVGLATSSPAGPVYWCLDVDLQEERLPADLPEVSLDRFAVPTPPAARPEDLDELAERLRTARFPLFVAGHAGDTPEGFTALVELAELLAAPVLDTGPRLNFPTDHELWAAGMPDRLAEADLVVLLDVDDPLGALRGALSDVRAPAVAITPGHLRVRSWAHDYQALVPTSRHLTSDAVPALTGLLARLREDPAPSGTVAERRAGLAGCVRRTRERWRAAAETATAAGTVPVPRLLSELGRALEGRDWVLAAGTVDRAEHRLWDFTRPRQWCGHSGGGGLGYGPAASVGVALASPPGRIVVDVQGDGDLLFGPQALWTAARLGVPVLFVVHDNRAYGNTVGHARSLGATRGRSAGSEYVGSGLDQPAVDLAGLARSLGVPAWGPVRDPGHLRLALTDALATVAAGRPALIDVLTPGGPGDPEGDR
- a CDS encoding ABC transporter substrate-binding protein, with the translated sequence MTVLLALGVLLLAACGQDGADPAAAGSDTAGSGGESGTGETVTLAVPIPTPYYALPSFAEQQGLFDENGVDVEVQYVQPGALSPALAGGSLDYAVLPGPALHDLRLQGSDVLAVANYIDRPMVALTVGPDITSIEDLRGRSVTVGVPTSLSTIFMRQVLRDAGLDPDADVTTRVIPDQPGQFSALVTGQVDAAMLSLPQTEVAQQQGMRVLLDLADSDYTWPFAAIATRAGYAEENAEQTVALLRALVAALERWQTEPEAAKQVIAETSRIDDPALLDASYAAVSAVLTAEPVPTEEVMGVPLEVIAAGGEDEAAEADPADFFETRYIEEALG
- a CDS encoding aldehyde dehydrogenase family protein, producing MTDTVDDVLPASDAVDRYVTGREFRMLIGGELVTGDRATETVDPSTGAVLTQVPEAGPADVGRAVAAAEAAQPGWHAAGHDGRAAAFGRFAQLLEDHLEELAVLEAIDSGNPVRAMRGDVGISVAYVRGWPGLAQQMGGQVIPASRDGLHYTTSSPYGVVGRITAFNHPLMFAATRPLPALITGNTVVLKPSPQTPLTTLRLAELFAEAFPPGVVNVVTGGAEAGDALVTHPTVKRIAFTGSVPVGLLIQRRAAESGRVKNVSLELGGKNAMVVFPDTDVAAAVEGAVDGMNLTVCQGQSCGSNSRILVHRAVHDEFVAALAERVSRLRVRTAYEETADMGPVVSAAQLARVTGFLDRAVSDGATLVAGGDRPTGVPREGYFVNPAVLSGVQPGMEVAQDEVFGPVVSVLAWDDYDEMVRVANGVEFGLTASVWTSDLDLAHRTAAALDAGYVWVNDSSRHYFGTPFGGTKNSGTGREESVEELWSYVEQKAVHVRLRSSASVLTHRGW
- a CDS encoding VOC family protein, with translation MSDVGVPSRPTRLRQLVLEVPDPATTGRFLEEGLTLGTAARADGAVTVLTDPPYAGTGPAEILVLRAGPGVRLVEVVLEGSPGLDLGAVTGRLEALGRTTARLPADDGAGPGLAVEVGGIRVSLREIVPAVAHQPVLPPSSLRPRRLGHVNVLTPEPAALVQTMIEGLGLRLSEQIGEAFYFLRIGSEHHNLGVRAGPVGGAHHVALEVHGWDSYRVLCDRLAGLGWSVEYGPGRHGPGNNLFVYVRDPSSGLRFELFSDMVHIEDEATYRPPRWRLDERHRTVNVWGPGPPESFLS